A section of the Citrus sinensis cultivar Valencia sweet orange chromosome 8, DVS_A1.0, whole genome shotgun sequence genome encodes:
- the LOC102609802 gene encoding uncharacterized protein LOC102609802: MGEDLLTSLSMENHHPSTLLSMDSSGVSNEELDREMNRSMILSRPPDINLPLSAERSPPPPSWSTDPFDILDVSLGPQVNESDNLLNASKSGRKCAKRLDSVWGAWFFFTYYFKPVLNEKSKCKVIRDSNGFLEFDKTDLELEVFLVQHDMENMYMWVFKERPENALGKMQLRSYMNGHSRQGERPFPFSVEKGFVRSHRMQRKHYRGLSNPQCVHGIEVVSSPNLKGIDEEEQKRWMELTGRDLNFSVPPEASEFSSWRNLPNTEFELDRPLPPLKTHSNSHPKKLLNGSALNLSTRPVSHSNGDGLDLSHVCNKRKKDLFLHGNDEECCLLNNQHNDRIQDTEMHPIEPPWLHEFTGVMRNVYGPVTAAKTIYEDEQGYLIIISLPFADLKRVKVTWWNNLTHGVVKISSVSTACMPYIQRNDRTFKLTDPSPEHCPPGEFIREIPLPTRIPDDAKLEAYGDETGTGLEIMVPKHRVGPEEHEVRVCLRPHLSANELLLS, translated from the coding sequence ATGGGTGAAGATTTGCTTACAAGTTTGTCTATGGAGAATCACCACCCATCTACGCTTTTATCCATGGATTCAAGCGGGGTATCAAATGAGGAACTAGACCGGGAGATGAATCGATCGATGATTCTCTCTAGACCGCCTGATATTAACCTTCCTTTATCTGCGGAGCGTAGTCCTCCACCACCATCATGGAGTACAGACCCGTTTGATATTCTAGATGTTAGCCTTGGACCCCAAGTTAATGAGTCCGATAATTTGCTCAATGCATCTAAATCCGGACGAAAATGCGCAAAGAGATTAGATAGTGTATGGGGTGCTTGGTTTTTctttacttattattttaagcCTGTGTTGAACGAGAAATCCAAGTGCAAGGTGATTAGGGACAGTAATGGGTTTTTAGAGTTTGATAAGACAGATCTTGAGCTTGAGGTGTTCTTGGTTCAGCATGATATGGAGAATATGTACATGTGGGTCTTTAAGGAAAGGCCTGAGAATGCTCTAGGTAAGATGCAGCTCAGGAGCTACATGAATGGGCACTCACGCCAGGGAGAGCGTCCATTTCCATTTAGTGTTGAGAAGGGATTTGTTCGGTCTCACAGAATGCAGCGGAAACATTATAGAGGTCTTTCAAATCCACAGTGTGTGCATGGGATTGAGGTTGTTTCATCTCCAAATCTCAAGGGTATTGATGAGGAAGAGCAAAAAAGGTGGATGGAACTCACAGGTAGGGATCTAAATTTCTCAGTCCCACCTGAGGCAAGTGAattttcttcatggagaaaCCTCCCCAACACTGAGTTCGAGCTTGATAGACCTCTTCCTCCACTAAAGACTCACTCAAATTCTCATCCAAAAAAATTGCTTAATGGGTCTGCTTTGAATTTGTCAACACGTCCTGTGAGCCATTCAAATGGTGATGGATTAGATCTTTCACATGTTTGCAACAAGAGAAAGAAGGATTTGTTTCTACATGGGAATGATGAAGAGTGTTGTTTACTCAACAATCAGCATAATGATAGAATTCAGGATACAGAAATGCACCCCATAGAACCTCCCTGGCTGCACGAGTTTACTGGGGTAATGAGGAATGTTTACGGGCCGGTTACAGCTGCAAAAACCATCTATGAGGATGAACAAGGATACCTAATAATTATCAGTTTGCCTTTTGCTGATCTTAAAAGGGTGAAAGTTACTTGGTGGAATAATCTCACCCATGGTGTTGTAAAGATATCATCTGTGAGCACAGCATGTATGCCGTATATCCAGAGAAATGATAGAACATTCAAGCTGACAGATCCATCTCCAGAGCACTGTCCTCCTGGAGAGTTCATAAGAGAAATCCCACTACCAACTCGGATTCCAGATGATGCCAAGCTAGAAGCATATGGCGATGAAACAGGAACTGGTCTAGAAATCATGGTACCTAAGCATCGTGTGGGTCCAGAAGAGCACGAGGTACGTGTTTGCCTTCGCCCGCACCTCAGTGCAAATGAGCTGCTCTTATCTTGA
- the LOC102614105 gene encoding WUSCHEL-related homeobox 2 isoform X2 encodes MEGDGDNNNNMDMVSGGGGGGGTTLSSSSRWNPTKEQINMLESLYAQGIRTPSAEQIQQITTRLRAYGHIEGKNVFYWFQNHKARQRQKQKQERTAFINRYLHKSAHQPAPLFPPSTNVCGPYYLPRNDLGFYPQCTKVLIPGGSKMRAKTDQEMDKTTSYVGAGYDPEQPECNVMMHTSNINNSDISNQETLPLFPLHPTGILQAKTNAMLPSNSLENSITPCIEKDPADQPFFDFFSGQGCERTD; translated from the exons ATGGAGGGTGAtggtgataataataataacatggACATGGttagtggtggtggtggtggtggtggaacGACTCTGTCGAGTAGTTCACGATGGAACCCGACAAAAGAGCAAATAAACATGCTGGAATCCTTGTATGCGCAAGGCATTAGGACACCAAGCGCTGAACAGATACAGCAAATAACAACTAGGCTTAGGGCTTATGGTCACATTGAAGGAAAGAATGTGTTCTACTGGTTTCAAAATCACAAGGCTAGGCAAAGACAGAAGCAGAAGCAAGAGAGAACCGCTTTTATCAATCGTTACCTTCACAAGTCCGCTCATCAGCCTGCTCCTCTGTTTCCTCCTTCCACAAACG TTTGTGGGCCATATTACTTACCAAGGAATGATTTAGGGTTCTATCCACAATGCACCAAGGTGTTAATCCCTGGTGGGTCAAAGATGAGAGCAAAAACTGATCAGGAAATGGACAAGACAACCAGTTATGTGGGTGCAGGCTATGATCCTGAGCAACCGGAGTGCAATGTTATGATGCACACCAGTAACATCAACAACTCTGACATCAGTAATCAAGAAACTTTGCCTCTCTTTCCTCTGCACCCAACTGGAATTTTACAAGCAAAAACTAATGCAATGCTGCCTTCAAATTCTCTTGAGAATTCAATAACTCCTTGCATTGAAAAAGATCCTGCTGATCAACccttctttgattttttctctGGCCAAGGATGTGAGAGAACTGActga
- the LOC102614105 gene encoding WUSCHEL-related homeobox 2 isoform X3 has product MEGDGDNNNNMDMVSGGGGGGGTTLSSSSRWNPTKEQINMLESLYAQGIRTPSAEQIQQITTRLRAYGHIEGKNVFYWFQNHKARQRQKQKQERTAFINRYLHKSAHQPAPLFPPSTNGFYPQCTKVLIPGGSKMRAKTDQEMDKTTSYVGAGYDPEQPECNVMMHTSNINNSDISNQETLPLFPLHPTGILQAKTNAMLPSNSLENSITPCIEKDPADQPFFDFFSGQGCERTD; this is encoded by the exons ATGGAGGGTGAtggtgataataataataacatggACATGGttagtggtggtggtggtggtggtggaacGACTCTGTCGAGTAGTTCACGATGGAACCCGACAAAAGAGCAAATAAACATGCTGGAATCCTTGTATGCGCAAGGCATTAGGACACCAAGCGCTGAACAGATACAGCAAATAACAACTAGGCTTAGGGCTTATGGTCACATTGAAGGAAAGAATGTGTTCTACTGGTTTCAAAATCACAAGGCTAGGCAAAGACAGAAGCAGAAGCAAGAGAGAACCGCTTTTATCAATCGTTACCTTCACAAGTCCGCTCATCAGCCTGCTCCTCTGTTTCCTCCTTCCACAAACG GGTTCTATCCACAATGCACCAAGGTGTTAATCCCTGGTGGGTCAAAGATGAGAGCAAAAACTGATCAGGAAATGGACAAGACAACCAGTTATGTGGGTGCAGGCTATGATCCTGAGCAACCGGAGTGCAATGTTATGATGCACACCAGTAACATCAACAACTCTGACATCAGTAATCAAGAAACTTTGCCTCTCTTTCCTCTGCACCCAACTGGAATTTTACAAGCAAAAACTAATGCAATGCTGCCTTCAAATTCTCTTGAGAATTCAATAACTCCTTGCATTGAAAAAGATCCTGCTGATCAACccttctttgattttttctctGGCCAAGGATGTGAGAGAACTGActga
- the LOC102614105 gene encoding WUSCHEL-related homeobox 2 isoform X1, whose translation MEGDGDNNNNMDMVSGGGGGGGTTLSSSSRWNPTKEQINMLESLYAQGIRTPSAEQIQQITTRLRAYGHIEGKNVFYWFQNHKARQRQKQKQERTAFINRYLHKSAHQPAPLFPPSTNVVCGPYYLPRNDLGFYPQCTKVLIPGGSKMRAKTDQEMDKTTSYVGAGYDPEQPECNVMMHTSNINNSDISNQETLPLFPLHPTGILQAKTNAMLPSNSLENSITPCIEKDPADQPFFDFFSGQGCERTD comes from the exons ATGGAGGGTGAtggtgataataataataacatggACATGGttagtggtggtggtggtggtggtggaacGACTCTGTCGAGTAGTTCACGATGGAACCCGACAAAAGAGCAAATAAACATGCTGGAATCCTTGTATGCGCAAGGCATTAGGACACCAAGCGCTGAACAGATACAGCAAATAACAACTAGGCTTAGGGCTTATGGTCACATTGAAGGAAAGAATGTGTTCTACTGGTTTCAAAATCACAAGGCTAGGCAAAGACAGAAGCAGAAGCAAGAGAGAACCGCTTTTATCAATCGTTACCTTCACAAGTCCGCTCATCAGCCTGCTCCTCTGTTTCCTCCTTCCACAAACG TAGTTTGTGGGCCATATTACTTACCAAGGAATGATTTAGGGTTCTATCCACAATGCACCAAGGTGTTAATCCCTGGTGGGTCAAAGATGAGAGCAAAAACTGATCAGGAAATGGACAAGACAACCAGTTATGTGGGTGCAGGCTATGATCCTGAGCAACCGGAGTGCAATGTTATGATGCACACCAGTAACATCAACAACTCTGACATCAGTAATCAAGAAACTTTGCCTCTCTTTCCTCTGCACCCAACTGGAATTTTACAAGCAAAAACTAATGCAATGCTGCCTTCAAATTCTCTTGAGAATTCAATAACTCCTTGCATTGAAAAAGATCCTGCTGATCAACccttctttgattttttctctGGCCAAGGATGTGAGAGAACTGActga
- the LOC102610518 gene encoding uncharacterized protein LOC102610518: MASFSGLGIGLSLVFGCLFLALVAELYYVLWWKKRINHRQEIEDEYGNYAKEYFIQLFCWKKPSSLHSDHTQDRERGQINANGGHELADPELGTSKDLLLKAFGDESEVSELMRLHNLAGPPRFLFTIKEETKEDLESDDGKSRGGDRSGRRSRTRSLSDLMVAIDSPFLTPLASPRVKSTTLNALDSYHHLGFNPLFESSSDADLNWLRSSPPPKLKFLRDAEEKLFKRLLIEEAEQRVTKTEGSALDSGVKTLNTSSNLATEVLEGSFLKFIVGHHLQQYPSSTSQVLPLASSPTTFSFQTSNRPEAHSTLG; this comes from the coding sequence ATGGCGTCATTCAGTGGATTGGGTATTGGTCTGAGTCTAGTATTTGGTTGCCTGTTCTTAGCTCTTGTTGCAGAATTGTACTATGTGTTATGGTGGAAAAAGAGAATCAATCACAGacaagaaattgaagatgaGTACGGCAACTATGCAAAGGAGTACTTCATTCAACTCTTCTGTTGGAAAAAGCCCTCATCTTTGCATAGCGACCACACTCAAGATCGTGAGAGAGGCCAAATTAATGCCAATGGCGGCCACGAACTAGCAGACCCAGAGTTGGGCACAAGCAAAGATTTGCTGCTTAAAGCTTTTGGAGATGAAAGCGAGGTGTCAGAGCTCATGAGACTGCACAATCTAGCGGGCCCACCAAGATTCCTCTTCACAATCAAAGAGGAAACAAAGGAAGATTTGGAGTCTGATGATGGCAAATCTAGAGGAGGTGATAGAAGTGGAAGAAGGTCAAGAACCAGAAGTTTAAGCGACCTTATGGTAGCTATCGACTCGCCTTTTTTAACCCCTTTGGCTTCTCCAAGAGTAAAGTCAACGACTTTGAATGCTTTGGATTCATATCACCACCTCGGATTCAATCCTCTCTTCGAATCATCGTCAGACGCTGACTTGAATTGGTTGAGATCTTCACCTCCTCCAAAGCTCAAGTTCTTGAGAGATGCTGAGGAGAAGTTGTTTAAGAGATTATTGATTGAAGAAGCTGAGCAAAGGGTAACTAAAACAGAGGGTTCCGCTCTAGATTCAGGTGTTAAAACTCTTAACACATCATCAAATCTGGCCACTGAAGTGCTAGAAGgttcttttcttaaattcaTTGTTGGTCACCATCTACAGCAATATCCTTCCAGCACTTCTCAGGTGCTGCCGCTGGCTTCCTCACCTACAACATTCAGCTTTCAGACCAGTAATAGACCCGAAGCCCACAGTACATtaggttga